AACGAAATTCACAGATTTTAAGTGTCTTTTTAGGATCACTAGagatttatttcttaaaattacTTACTGTAGATTACCATTGAACATTTtggggtcaattttttttatatatatatttatgaaggAATTCACTTATgttcaacaaggctgcatttgtttctggattctttgatgaatatgaagctcaaaagaacagcattttttaaaacagaaatattttgtaacattgtaaatttctttactgtcattattgatcaatttaatgcatccttgctgaataaaagtattcatttctctTCAACATttctgactccaaacttttgaactgtactgtatatgtaactGTCATCACTCACtttttattatactgtaaatcacGTAAAGCTCAAATAATGATTGTGACTTCTTGTGAGATTTTAAAAGGTATAACATCTACAGATTCCTGTTCAATACAGTATCACACAAGCATAACAATgaaggaaagagagaaaaggTGCCGGGACAGGAGTGTTTGTACCCTTGTGAAACGGGGGCTGCAAAGATTGAGTGACAGGGGGGGTTGGTGGTGGTGAAGGGGGGGCTGAGCCTGGAAGAATACAGAGAATAGTGAAACACACAACATGAAACACAAAACAgtagaaagagagaaaacaagGCAGTGAAAGAGAGAAATGCAGATCTGAGTTTACAGCATGCAGGAACATGCAGTTCACCGATGCAATGAGAGCTAGTTACTGTGGGTTTCTGAGAGGATGCTGGGATCAAGGCAGAGAGATCTGGGTTTGTCTTATCATACGTTTGAACATCACTCTACACTCAAAAACATCTAACGTCCTTGTCTACACtagttaaaaggatagttcaccccaaaattaaacttctggtatttactcaccctcgggTCAAACCAAACCCGTATGACttggatttgaaaataatttcatattatgaatattttcacacaataATCAGTTGTTAACCTCCAAAACTGTCAAAAAGGGCAATAAAGGAAAGCCATATGACTCATGTGCAACAGTTCAAGTCTCCTGAAGTGATACGATAGCACTACTGTGATGTATGGACCAAAGTTTAAGTCATTGTTCACTGATAATCTTCTCCTGCAGTGAGTTAACTGCGATTGAGTAAATGTTACGATTCAGTTCAATTCGTGAATCATTTCAAttcataaacaaataatttagtCCAATTTGTGAActtaaacagcatttaaaagAACCGACTCAGAAGAATGATTCACTCATTGATTCAGTTCTCAAATTCAACTCACTGACTCAATGACTCTGAGTAGTAGTAGTTCTTGAATTCACTAGAGTTCACCGAGTGGAAAGATTATGAGTGAATAATTCAACAAGTTGCATGGCAATAAAGTTCAGACTTTTGTACAGAAAAGTTCACATGGTAGATCTAGTGTCTTCACTGATCCCAAATCTTCTGAAATCATACAATAATGTTACTGTGACCAAAAGAATCATTATATGCTGTGAGTTTTTAACGGTGAGACTGAGTCAAAGAGatgattcagttcaattcatgaatcatttgaatgaatctATTCAGCTTAGTCCAATTTGTGAACTTAGTTATCACTCAAAAGAACCAATTTAGAAGAGCAATTAATTCACTGATTCAGTTCTTGAATTCACTTTTGGAACAATTATGAGTGAATATCGACTTTAAATTCATTCTGATCTTTATATAAAGTAACATATGGCTTCAAAAGACTTGAAATGTATTGCACAAGCCATGTGAATCACTGTaatgatgcttttttttgtcatttttggagccGACTTGTAGACTGTACAGTAAGAGCTGCATTAAGATAAACAaaaattctccttttgtgtttcacagaaaaaataacagcatacagGCATTCAGGCAATCAaccaacagcatttattttggggtgaactattcctttaaacagcagatgttctaGCTAAGCCCTACTGAAAGCAGTGGGATGGAATTTGCATTTGTTGGTAACATGATTCTCCATGACATAGGGAGCAGGCCAAATCAGGTGTAAAGCTTTTTGGCCTGAGGAGGTTCATGCATATGTATCTATCTCTTTTCAGTGCTATAGTGCCTTTCTAGTCTCATAGCTGATGCTCAACCAGCATGCATTCTCATCAGCCTGATACTGGTGTTACCTTTACCCGCCTCTACTGCGGGATGCCGAATTAATGCTTCatagaaaagagagaaagagagagagagagaaagacaaaagAAGACAAAGGTAGAGGGGATATACTGTAAGTAGCAGCCACCTGACAACCAAAATAGGttgtttctaaatatatacagtaagtCACGAAATATGATGTTGTTGGAAggtacatacaaaaaaaaaaaaaaaaaggtttaatcATGAAAATTAAAAGGCCAGAACACCTTTTTACTTTCACAGACAgaatgaaaaatgcaaaaaaatcaatgtataaatgtaaaaatcaatcaattaataaattgaatacattttcttaaacattattgtcttgttttccaacaGAATTCTAATATATCTCTAAAacagcatatatttaattgagaagcaaaattgcataaaatattagaattaaaaagaattaagttgtttttttctaaCTACGCTGTTTccaaaaaatgaatacaaaatttTGTGAAGTATGCtcaaaaaagataaaaaatactgattaaaaatATGACATAGTGAATagcactataaataaatataaattatataaatattgtttaaaaaatataataaaatataaagtacacaaaaatataaataaaatataaaaataagtcaaatataaataaacaaactatgttaaatttgggttaaatctattttttaaataataaaatcttaataaaagtataaaaaataagtcaaatataaataaacaaacaaacaaatggcaTGTTATGTGTGTGTTAAATCTATTCATAGAGTATGCAACCCTTAATGAATTAAAAGCATTATATTGTAGACGTAGACAAGAACACTCCGATTCAGGAAATTGAGGACTGAAACACAAACCTTTGTACAAGTTTTATTCTGCTTGCAATTTATGTGAGGCCACCGTTGAGGAAAATACTGCACCTGGATCCTTGCCTCAAATCCTGAAAATGTTGTAAAATGACTCGCAAAGCTAGTCCTCACCTTCATCCACCATTGTGAAGCCCTCTTTTGTGACAGTGGGGCCATTGCCCTTGATAGTCATGGCATTCAAATAGAACTTGTAGTGAGTGCTGTGCTTGAGGTTTTCCAGAGTGATGCTGGTCTCGTTTGCTGGTAGAAGCAGCTCTTTGAGCGGCCCAAGTTCATCTGTTGTATTGACTACAAGGAGAGTTCACATAGAGAAGATTAAAAGTGTAAGCGATTGCCATCTTTTTATAAATCAACAACAAAATCCCATAAAACATGGTCCAATTCAGACTTACTAGGCTGGTATTTGAGCAAGTATCCTGTCAAGTGACCATTATATTCTACAGGTGGCACCCACTTCACAATCAATGAGTCCAGGTTCAGATTTTGGATTTTGAAATCTGCAGGAGGCCCaggaactaaaaaaaacaatgtatattgattatttttctttaaataattcTTCAGACTTTGACAAGTGAGTACATATAGTAAATAAGTACACACTCTACCTCCCTCTGGTGTTTCAAATATGTGATTGGAACTGGTGGGTCCGTCTCCTTTCCCGTTGAAGGCTCTAATATTGAGGGTGTACTGGCTGTAAGGATGAAGGTCGATCAGAAGACCCTCCGGCTCACTCCCGTGAAAGATGAGCTCCTGTGGTTTCACAGGCTCAGGGTCTTGCTTGTGCAGGCTTCTCATCTTCCAGTAACTCACCTACAAAATGGCAACATCTTAGACTATTTGCAGCTCAAATGTCAACATCTTAGGTAGATATCTGTAATATTAGagatgtaaatgtattttctgtgTTAAGTAAGTACCTTATATCCATTCAATCGCCCTCGTACTGTTGAAAACGGAACAGCGTCCCAGTGCACTTCAGCCACTGTCCCATTCTGAACTGTAACTTCTACTTTCTCTGGGGCCACAGTTGGTACTAAGATGACGAagacatacaaaatataatttttttattgcaatttgtAATGGAACTTTATTCCTTATTTCTCGGAATCTGTCCACATTCTCGGATGAACATTTTCAATTGACTCTGtcacagtgcattctgggactgTACACATGTGACgccataatataatataataaatataatataatataatataatataatataatataatataatataatataatataatataatataatataatataatataatataatataatataatataatataatataatataataacattatatattggcaatgaataaaaatgcacataagttgtgtaaaataatatttaatatacatttatattaataaatataaatacaatgctacgtaaaataatatattaaaataatattgatataaatatatttgagtgCTTTCTGAAGCTTACTCACAGTCTTCTCCTGAGTATCCCATCATCACTTCTGGTCTGGGACCAGGACCGTACTCATTGACCGCCTGCACGGTGACTTCATAGGATGCAAAAGTGGGCGTTCCTTTCACCACATATTGCGAGACATTGGCCAGAGTGAGTGAAGCCCATTGCTGATCCAGATCTTTCTGTCTCCAGCTCACCTTGTACTGTAGGCCTGGACCGTTCGACTCCAGCCCAGTCAGCTCCTGGTCACCagacattaaaaagaaaaccatGTAAACTAGGAACTAGGAACTCAGCTAAATTAGTTGGtatagcattaaaaataaaggtttgttattggcatctatggttcctTGGaagaacatccatggaacctttccaatgcacaaatgttttctgtagtggaaaaaaaaatcttattcaCCCTAAAAAAACTGATCTGATTAAGTACTGATCACTGAAAAGTTCTCTAAGGataatatttctgtgaaactccccttttggaacctttattttttgaGATTGCACTCCActgaataaaatcaaatcatAAGTGTTTTACCCTCCAATTTATTGTCATACTGTCAGGTGATGTTCCTATGACTTCAACATCTGATGGATTCACGTCAGGCCCTGTGAGAATCACAATCAGACTTTGATTCATAAAAATACAAGGACGTTTAAAGATTCTTAAGCATTCTACTTTCTTGCTTGGGTAACTCACGTGCAGGGTTGGTTCTGTACTGTCTGGATGAAGCGCTGGGTTCACTCAGACCCACGTCATTGAGTGCCAGGACCCTGAAGGTGTAATACACATACGGGGAAAGCTCCAGGTGTGCTGTGGTGCTGGTGCCTGACACTTCAGTCATATTGACCCATACTCCAGGCTCGTGGAGTGAATCTTCATATTGGATCAGGAACGCTGAGGTAACCAAGTATAAATGGATCAGAAAAGCAGACCTAAATGTTTCTGTTGTCCTATTATGTGGATCACCAATTGATCTACCACAAGGTAACAAACATAGAACTCACACTGAATAGGACTATTGTTTTCATCACCAGGGGTCCATGTAAGCCGAACACTGCGCTCTCTTTGGTCTGTCAGCTCCAGGTCTGTGGGCGGGTCTGGTTGCTCTGGAAAACCAGATATTATGAGACACAAAACTCCATCCATCTCAATTACACCAGACATTAGAAACATGCAACACAAGCCcaaattaaaaaactaatataacaccaacttaaaaaaaattgtcacagactgaaatgtgacattctgttaAAGGCACGATTTTAAAGTGTCAAACCAATCTCGTGAGAAAACGTACTTGGTTCACATTTCGGAGAATTTGTGGCaaattcgtatgaatttgtacaattTGAGTcgtacaaaaacataaaaattgtaGAAAAAATAAGCATCAAGGTGAACCACTAAACTGAGCTCAGTGGGGTGTAAGCAGATGAATACATAAACATGTTTATACGAATTTGCTGCTAACtcatcaaaatgtaaattaGTCACAAATTGCCTGTTGAGAGTCTGTTGGTAAAGCTGAAATCACACAGGTCTTTATTTCCAAACGAGGTCAGGAAAAGTTTAGTAAGCTGCCTCATTTGCGAAAATTAAAAACCAAAATTGCCTTTAACAGTTTATGTATTAATGGGAAACATCCACAAAGCACATTCATAAGCACATATTAGGAAGGTGATGAAGggataaacaaaaaacaaaaaccaaaataCAAATGCATCAAATGGTTTTGGGACCTGTTTGGGAACTGAAAGAAGTGCATTTTACCCATTATTATAGGTGGTGTTGGTGTGGCCTCTGACAAGGAAAGCAGGTTTGAGGAAGTCAAAAGTTAATTATACAAAAAGTACAAATTCAACTCTACAACAGCACCCATATAAAAATCTAGGAAGCCATATTGTATAATGTATAGTTTCTGAGAAAATGACTGACTGAAGCAGTTGAGTGTGTTGAGAGTGATGTATAAACTGAGCGTACCGACTACTGTGAGCATGGCGCTGGCTGAATCTTGGTCAAGGGTGGTGTTTCTGATGCAGGTGTAGTTGCCCTCATCTTCCTCTCTCACGTCATATATAGTCAGACTGTCAGAGCCCACCTTAAatctacacacaaacacacacctgctAGTGAAAAACAAGTAGCTACATGCCACATTTCAGAGAAAATAAACTGAgacattatttttacttttctcAAACTTCAGAAGTTACTATTTAGGTCAAAAGTGTTTTGTGGAtgggtttttattttgtttacttgTACACTGTATTTactctactgttcaaaagtttggggttggtacattttttttatattttttaaaattactcttttatgctcaccaaggcttcatttatttaataaaaaatacagtaaactttttaattttaatttaaaatctttttctattttaaaacattttaaaatatattttattcctatgatggcaaagccattactccagtcttcagtgtcacatatcagaaatcattctaatatgctgatttggtgctcaggaaatatttattattattattattattattatcaacattGAAAACAGTTCTGTTATATTTCTCAGTACTGCTATATTTTtgctatataattattataatttttttaaattctttgataaataaaaaggcatttatttgaaatataaatcttttgtaacaacataaaaacctttactgtcacttttaataaatgtaatgcctccttgctgaataaaagtattaaattctttttttttaaggaaaaaaaatcttacagtaGTGTATTTCTTTTCAAATAGGAAAAATGcctataaagaaaaaaaatacccaACTGCTCCATCTGCAAATCATTTTCCATATACAGTAAGTGCAAACAACTTcattatttctaaaataaacaaaataaaacattaaacaatctCCCTCGCTTGTATCATGTGCTAACCCCTGCTTCAGATGGTACTTATATTTGAACAAAAGTTGCAGCAGTGGTTGCAGGTCATACCGAGTGTCGTCGGGAAGCTCCATATTGTCTTTGAGCCATATCATGGAAGGAAATAGAGAGGGGTCGTGTTTGACTTTACACTCAAACACAGTCATGCTGTTTCTCTGGACCACTTTATACCCAGGCTGTCTGATGATCCGTGTAGCCTCTGCGGAAAGAAAACAAGATAAATCTTGCTCATTTCCCCCATATTTCCCatcatactactactactactactactattcaTACACTTAGCATATTACAAATACACAGATTTaaccaaaacaaattaaattaagttttcaCTCACCTTTCACTTCCAGGTAAACATGATTTTCTTTGTTTCCAAGACTGTTTGAGGCAATGCAGGTGTATTTGCCACTATTTAGTGGCCGAGCAACATTGATCTCTAAGGtattgtttttatgaatgatgTACGAGTCGCTATCCACTATGCTCTGACTGTCTTTAAACCTGCAGATAACAGAAGCATAATCACCATGCAACATAAACTCATGATATACATGTTTGGATATTAGAGGCAAACTTAAAAagaatgaaacaaataaaaaataaaataatatcccACCATGTGATTTTTGGAAGTGGCGAGCCAAATGTAGCACAGTCTAACAGAGCCCTACTGTTAGTGATGACTGAGTACACATGATTTGGAGGAGTCAGCACCCTTGGAGGTTCAGctgaaatgtaatgtaatgtaatttaccATACATAACAACTGAAAAATATagtatagaatagaatagaaatgcATATACTCTAACATACCCAAGACACTAACAAAGGCATTGGCCAGCAGGTAACCGTACTCATTGGAGGCGttgcattgataaacagagCTTGAGCCAGTCTGAACATCACTGAGGATGATATTGCTATTTTCGATTTTCCGACTGGGGTCCTTATGTGAGTCTATCAAGAAATCACATCATAATTATactcataattaaattataatcaaACCATTCttctaaaaaagtaattagctgtgctacaagctactaacaaaaATGAGCAAACtacattattaattttataatttaatatgaacAATATTTCCTACtggcacaaaaacaataaaatgaattagggtgaaaacagaaacaattaggcaaactaaaaaattaggcaaataaataaaaacacttagtGATAAGCAACATTTAACTAAATATTATggtataaaaacaaacataggatcagtaaatcattttataaaatcGTTTTATTTACAGGTACTGTACTGATTAACAATAAATCAGATCTTCctatatatcaatataaaaacagttgttgAAAATAGCTAGATACTGGAAAAGCTACATTGTTTTGAAAAGTAAAAGTGAGTGGGCTTTACATACTTTCAATGGGAATTCCGTTGACAGACCATGTGACCGTGGGTTTAGGGTTGCCTTCTGCCCGGCAAATGAGCATTCCAGATTCTTTCGGGGCCAGGATGAGGTTCTGAGGGGCACTGATCCAAAAGGGAGCCGCTGTGGAGATAAAAGGAAAGTTTAAAATCAAACAGAcaaaattagaatttaaaatgtgaaaatttgaATTTAGAATGTTTCCTATGCAACAGATTAGAATTATTTCatcatatattttaagatatctGGCAAACCAGTGAGTATTTTCGGAGTAAGAGAAAACACAAAGGTTCTTTCAGAacagctcaagtacatgaacgGTTCAGGATGGCATCCCGGGGTCAGTGAATGATGTGACTAAACAAGATTTTTGAGATGTGACAGATGAAAAGACGTCCTCTGACAGACCTCTGACCACTACAGTGATGATGTGATGGTTGCTCCCCAGGCGATTCTTGGCTAAACAACGGTAATCTCCCCCATCCGCTTCTGTCACCTCCGTTATCTTCAGAGTTTTCTGGAAACTGTGAAATGAAAAACGGCCGCTTGGCAGGTCCCCGTTCACCTTGCTCCAGGAGATATCTGGCGTTGGactgaaaaacacaataaaGTCAAACACATTTGAACTGTTTATGTAAATTTATTGATGCAACCTGACCCCAATCACAAGAAGAAACAGACATGGctacaaaaaaaaccccaaacagCACAGTAAGATGCACATTAGCCATTCTTCGACCCAAGAGAGAGCCATTTTTCCACTTCCTCCTACTTACAGGCCATCAGCGATGCATTCCAGCTGCAGCGTGTCTCCTTTCAGGACCATGGTAGTACTGTGCATTCCTGGTGGGTTCATGAAAGTGGGCGCTCTCTCCCCAGATGGACTGTCTAGAACATAGATAGGCCACAATCAGACCAATTTTATAACCGGCCAGCTATTGCCCAGGACTAATGAGTGAGGAAAAAGATGCTGTTTTGGTGCCCAAAACCACACACAAACGAGGTAGATAAAACTAGAGGTGTACAAACAGAATATTTCTGGTCAAATTTGACAATATAAAtggaaaaagtatttattttgaaacttCTAGGGTAGTCTAAAAAATTGCCCTTATGTCTTTTATCAAGTGAACCTCATACTGAATGACAATTATTTTATCCTTCCATTGCTTCTTTTGGATGGCATTTAAAAGAGAATGGAAGGAtccaaatgaaaaatataatagaaaTGAACAGTGTTTTAGTGAGATATTTTACAGTACCTTATACAGTGTTGCATACAGAATGTAATATGCAACACTAATACATGTATTCAGTTTAAAACAGGGAAAGGAGAAAGTTTAGTGACCAGTAGAAGATGTGTAGACACTGCCAAAATGTTAATTA
The sequence above is drawn from the Onychostoma macrolepis isolate SWU-2019 chromosome 04, ASM1243209v1, whole genome shotgun sequence genome and encodes:
- the nrcama gene encoding neuronal cell adhesion molecule a isoform X6; the encoded protein is MDRKRSCTLCGGAVVLLLLLLGHMTTALEVPLDPKVLEGLPQPPTITHQSPKDYIIDPRENIIIHCEAKGKPHPSFSWTRNGTHFDVEKDSKVIMKPNSGTLVIDISGEKAEAYEGVYQCIARNEHGSAMSNNIVIRQSRSPLWSKEKIEPITVQRGMSLVLQCRPPAGLPPPIIFWMDNNFQRLPQNSRVSQAVNGDLYFSNVLMEDTRNDYICYARFPHTQTIQQKQPITVNVLDIEAMNETVLAAFLNGSDFWGDSPSGERAPTFMNPPGMHSTTMVLKGDTLQLECIADGLPTPDISWSKVNGDLPSGRFSFHSFQKTLKITEVTEADGGDYRCLAKNRLGSNHHIITVVVRAAPFWISAPQNLILAPKESGMLICRAEGNPKPTVTWSVNGIPIENSHKDPSRKIENSNIILSDVQTGSSSVYQCNASNEYGYLLANAFVSVLAEPPRVLTPPNHVYSVITNSRALLDCATFGSPLPKITWFKDSQSIVDSDSYIIHKNNTLEINVARPLNSGKYTCIASNSLGNKENHVYLEVKEATRIIRQPGYKVVQRNSMTVFECKVKHDPSLFPSMIWLKDNMELPDDTRFKVGSDSLTIYDVREEDEGNYTCIRNTTLDQDSASAMLTVVEATPTPPIIMEQPDPPTDLELTDQRERSVRLTWTPGDENNSPIQSFLIQYEDSLHEPGVWVNMTEVSGTSTTAHLELSPYVYYTFRVLALNDVGLSEPSASSRQYRTNPARPDVNPSDVEVIGTSPDSMTINWRELTGLESNGPGLQYKVSWRQKDLDQQWASLTLANVSQYVVKGTPTFASYEVTVQAVNEYGPGPRPEVMMGYSGEDLPTVAPEKVEVTVQNGTVAEVHWDAVPFSTVRGRLNGYKVSYWKMRSLHKQDPEPVKPQELIFHGSEPEGLLIDLHPYSQYTLNIRAFNGKGDGPTSSNHIFETPEGVPGPPADFKIQNLNLDSLIVKWVPPVEYNGHLTGYLLKYQPINTTDELGPLKELLLPANETSITLENLKHSTHYKFYLNAMTIKGNGPTVTKEGFTMVDEAPPAGRMFGSVNSSVEEDHAVISWEYSGPDKNVYVEYVVDNSKEPWKTEFVNGTRTYQIKGLKPGMSYRVRVVAKDHSDATVHSTEELLITVPAMTSKQVDIATQGWFIGLMCAIALLILVLLIVCFIKRNKGGKYPVKEKEDAHQDPEIQPMKEDDGTFGEYSDTEDHKPLKGSRTPSNGTVKKDDSDDSLVDYGEGGDGQFNEDGSFIGQYSGKKEKDTAEGNESSEAPSPVNAMNSFV
- the nrcama gene encoding neuronal cell adhesion molecule a isoform X11, whose product is MDRKRSCTLCGGAVVLLLLLLGHMTTALEVPLDLPQPPTITHQSPKDYIIDPRENIIIHCEAKGKPHPSFSWTRNGTHFDVEKDSKVIMKPNSGTLVIDISGEKAEAYEGVYQCIARNEHGSAMSNNIVIRQSRSPLWSKEKIEPITVQRGMSLVLQCRPPAGLPPPIIFWMDNNFQRLPQNSRVSQAVNGDLYFSNVLMEDTRNDYICYARFPHTQTIQQKQPITVNVLDIEAMNETVLAAFLNGSDFWGDSPSGERAPTFMNPPGMHSTTMVLKGDTLQLECIADGLPTPDISWSKVNGDLPSGRFSFHSFQKTLKITEVTEADGGDYRCLAKNRLGSNHHIITVVVRAAPFWISAPQNLILAPKESGMLICRAEGNPKPTVTWSVNGIPIENSHKDPSRKIENSNIILSDVQTGSSSVYQCNASNEYGYLLANAFVSVLAEPPRVLTPPNHVYSVITNSRALLDCATFGSPLPKITWFKDSQSIVDSDSYIIHKNNTLEINVARPLNSGKYTCIASNSLGNKENHVYLEVKEATRIIRQPGYKVVQRNSMTVFECKVKHDPSLFPSMIWLKDNMELPDDTRFKVGSDSLTIYDVREEDEGNYTCIRNTTLDQDSASAMLTVVEQPDPPTDLELTDQRERSVRLTWTPGDENNSPIQSFLIQYEDSLHEPGVWVNMTEVSGTSTTAHLELSPYVYYTFRVLALNDVGLSEPSASSRQYRTNPARPDVNPSDVEVIGTSPDSMTINWRELTGLESNGPGLQYKVSWRQKDLDQQWASLTLANVSQYVVKGTPTFASYEVTVQAVNEYGPGPRPEVMMGYSGEDLPTVAPEKVEVTVQNGTVAEVHWDAVPFSTVRGRLNGYKVSYWKMRSLHKQDPEPVKPQELIFHGSEPEGLLIDLHPYSQYTLNIRAFNGKGDGPTSSNHIFETPEGVPGPPADFKIQNLNLDSLIVKWVPPVEYNGHLTGYLLKYQPINTTDELGPLKELLLPANETSITLENLKHSTHYKFYLNAMTIKGNGPTVTKEGFTMVDEAMTSKQVDIATQGWFIGLMCAIALLILVLLIVCFIKRNKGGKYPVKEKEDAHQDPEIQPMKEDDGTFGEYSDTEDHKPLKGSRTPSNGTVKKDDSDDSLVDYGEGGDGQFNEDGSFIGQYSGKKEKDTAEGNESSEAPSPVNAMNSFV
- the nrcama gene encoding neuronal cell adhesion molecule a isoform X10, which produces MDRKRSCTLCGGAVVLLLLLLGHMTTALEVPLDPKVLEGLPQPPTITHQSPKDYIIDPRENIIIHCEAKGKPHPSFSWTRNGTHFDVEKDSKVIMKPNSGTLVIDISGEKAEAYEGVYQCIARNEHGSAMSNNIVIRQSRSPLWSKEKIEPITVQRGMSLVLQCRPPAGLPPPIIFWMDNNFQRLPQNSRVSQAVNGDLYFSNVLMEDTRNDYICYARFPHTQTIQQKQPITVNVLDIEAMNETVLAAFLNGSDFWGDSPSGERAPTFMNPPGMHSTTMVLKGDTLQLECIADGLPTPDISWSKVNGDLPSGRFSFHSFQKTLKITEVTEADGGDYRCLAKNRLGSNHHIITVVVRAAPFWISAPQNLILAPKESGMLICRAEGNPKPTVTWSVNGIPIENSHKDPSRKIENSNIILSDVQTGSSSVYQCNASNEYGYLLANAFVSVLAEPPRVLTPPNHVYSVITNSRALLDCATFGSPLPKITWFKDSQSIVDSDSYIIHKNNTLEINVARPLNSGKYTCIASNSLGNKENHVYLEVKEATRIIRQPGYKVVQRNSMTVFECKVKHDPSLFPSMIWLKDNMELPDDTRFKVGSDSLTIYDVREEDEGNYTCIRNTTLDQDSASAMLTVVEQPDPPTDLELTDQRERSVRLTWTPGDENNSPIQSFLIQYEDSLHEPGVWVNMTEVSGTSTTAHLELSPYVYYTFRVLALNDVGLSEPSASSRQYRTNPARPDVNPSDVEVIGTSPDSMTINWRELTGLESNGPGLQYKVSWRQKDLDQQWASLTLANVSQYVVKGTPTFASYEVTVQAVNEYGPGPRPEVMMGYSGEDLPTVAPEKVEVTVQNGTVAEVHWDAVPFSTVRGRLNGYKVSYWKMRSLHKQDPEPVKPQELIFHGSEPEGLLIDLHPYSQYTLNIRAFNGKGDGPTSSNHIFETPEGVPGPPADFKIQNLNLDSLIVKWVPPVEYNGHLTGYLLKYQPINTTDELGPLKELLLPANETSITLENLKHSTHYKFYLNAMTIKGNGPTVTKEGFTMVDEAMTSKQVDIATQGWFIGLMCAIALLILVLLIVCFIKRNKGGKYPVKEKEDAHQDPEIQPMKEDDGTFGEYSDTEDHKPLKGSRTPSNGTVKKDDSDDSLVDYGEGGDGQFNEDGSFIGQYSGKKEKDTAEGNESSEAPSPVNAMNSFV